GCATATCGAGATAAGGACACGAAAGTGACCCCAACCGCTCGCCGAGAAGGCATACCGGAAAAAGACAACCCCAAGGACAAAAGGAACGAAGAAATCCTGTTGTCCTACGCGAAACCCGCTCGTCGCCAAAACGTAAATATCAATGAACGTCGCGAACAGGCGGAGAAGAACCCACTGGAAGACAACTGGTGGGACGATGGTGACCAGCCACAGGGGATCCGCCTGCAAAAGGTTCTTGCACAAGCAGGCGTTGCATCCCGCCGACACGCAGAAGTCATGATCGAAAACGGCCGCGTTGAAGTGAATGGCAGAATCGTCAACAAGCAAGGTATGCGCGTTGACCCGAACGTTGATGTCATCCGCGTGGACGGCGTGCGCGTGAACGTCAATGAAGAGCATGAATACTTCGTGTTCAACAAACCTCGCGGTGTACACACCACGATGAGTGACGAGGAAGGACGCCCATGCGTGGGAGACTACCTCTCGGAGCGCGTGGCGTCGGGTCAGCGTCTGTTCCACGTCGGCCGCCTCGACGCAGATACCGAAGGCCTGTTGCTGCTTACTAACGACGGAGAGCTAGCGAACCGGCTGACCCACCCGAAGTACGGCGTAACCAAGACATACTTGGCTACCGTGCTGGGGGAAGCGAAAGGCACGCTGACACGCCAACTGCGTAAAGGCATCGAGCTCGACGACGGTATTGCCAAGGCAGACTACGTCCAGATTGTTGACGTAAACCAAGGCATGTCGCTGGTACGCATCGAAATCCACGAAGGCCGCAAGCACATCGTTCGTCGGATGTTTAAAGCTGCTGGGTACCCAGTCCAGAGACTAGTGCGCACTAAGGTACACACGGTGCAGCTGGGCGAGCAGAAACCGGGCACCATGCGCGCACTCAACTCTTCTGAATTGACGGCACTATATAAGGCGGTGGGGATGTAATGATCACGAACATGCCTGATAACGGCCTCATTCTGGCCGTCGATGGTCCAAGCGGCACCGGCAAATCCACCACCTGTCGCGCGCTGGCCAAGAAGCTCAATGCAAAGTACGTGGATACCGGCGCGATGTACCGCGTCGCTACGCTCGCCGTGCTTCGCGCCGGTGTTGATCCAGCAGATACCGATGCCGTGATCGCAGCAACGGCCCAGCTACCGCTAACCGTTTCTGACGACCCAGACTCGACCGAAGTCTTACTCGGTGGCGAGGACGTGTCCCAAGAAATCCGAGGAGCAGAGGTCACCCGCAATGTGTCTGCGGTTTCTGCGATCCCAGAAGTCCGCGCAAACCTAGTCGCGCTACAGCGAAAGCTTGCCCGGGAGGCACACCGCGCCATCGTGGAAGGCCGCGACATCGGAACCGTTGTACTGGCCAATGCCCCGGCAAAGGCGTACCTCACCGCCTCGGCTGAGGTCCGCGCGCAGCGACGCTTTGCCCAGGATCGTGCTGCCGGTCGCGACGTAGATTTTGATACCGTGCTAGCCGACGTCGAGCGACGCGATGCACTCGACTCTTCGCGCGAAACATCCCCGCTGCGCCCAGCCGAGGACGCGGAGATCATTGATACTTCTGAAATGCCGATTGAACAGGTTATTGACCAGTTGATCAGCCTGATCGAAAAGAGTGC
The Corynebacterium breve genome window above contains:
- a CDS encoding pseudouridine synthase codes for the protein MTPTARREGIPEKDNPKDKRNEEILLSYAKPARRQNVNINERREQAEKNPLEDNWWDDGDQPQGIRLQKVLAQAGVASRRHAEVMIENGRVEVNGRIVNKQGMRVDPNVDVIRVDGVRVNVNEEHEYFVFNKPRGVHTTMSDEEGRPCVGDYLSERVASGQRLFHVGRLDADTEGLLLLTNDGELANRLTHPKYGVTKTYLATVLGEAKGTLTRQLRKGIELDDGIAKADYVQIVDVNQGMSLVRIEIHEGRKHIVRRMFKAAGYPVQRLVRTKVHTVQLGEQKPGTMRALNSSELTALYKAVGM
- the cmk gene encoding (d)CMP kinase, encoding MITNMPDNGLILAVDGPSGTGKSTTCRALAKKLNAKYVDTGAMYRVATLAVLRAGVDPADTDAVIAATAQLPLTVSDDPDSTEVLLGGEDVSQEIRGAEVTRNVSAVSAIPEVRANLVALQRKLAREAHRAIVEGRDIGTVVLANAPAKAYLTASAEVRAQRRFAQDRAAGRDVDFDTVLADVERRDALDSSRETSPLRPAEDAEIIDTSEMPIEQVIDQLISLIEKSA